A window from Cryobacterium sp. SO1 encodes these proteins:
- a CDS encoding IS256 family transposase, whose amino-acid sequence MALDQSALLDLLGELKLTDVTDRIRSATEKLYQELIDAEATAFIGAAPFERSGDRTTHRNGTRSRTLTTTAGDLDLKIPKLRAGSFFPALLERRRRVDQALFAVVMEAYVHGVSTRKVDDLVKALGADTGISKSEVSRICAGLDAEVAEFRDRTLAAQDFPYVFLDATYCKARVGHRIVSQAIVVAVGVAADGRREVLGFDVGDSENEGFWTSFLRSLKTRGLDGVKLVMSDAHTGLKKAISTVFQGAGWQRCRVHFMRNVLAVIPKGSQDMVASIIRTIFAQPDREHIEKQFREVTTMLSRSHPKVAAMLVDAQPDLLAFAAFPRRHWRQIWSTNPLERVNKEIKRRTDVVGVFPNAAALLRLAGSVLIEQHDEWEAGERRYFSEASMLELATMNNPIEVIDEAVILPELAAA is encoded by the coding sequence ATGGCTCTAGACCAGTCTGCCCTGCTCGACCTGCTGGGAGAACTCAAACTCACCGATGTCACCGATCGCATCCGATCCGCGACCGAAAAGCTCTACCAGGAACTGATCGATGCGGAAGCGACCGCGTTCATCGGCGCCGCCCCGTTCGAGCGCTCCGGCGACCGCACCACCCACCGCAACGGCACCCGATCCAGGACGTTGACGACCACCGCCGGCGACCTCGACCTGAAGATCCCGAAGCTCCGTGCCGGGTCGTTCTTCCCTGCCCTGCTCGAGCGGCGCCGACGGGTCGACCAGGCGTTGTTCGCGGTCGTGATGGAGGCCTACGTCCACGGCGTCTCAACCCGCAAAGTCGACGACCTGGTCAAGGCCCTCGGCGCGGACACCGGGATCTCCAAGTCCGAGGTGTCTCGGATTTGCGCGGGCCTGGACGCGGAGGTGGCCGAGTTCCGCGACCGCACCTTGGCCGCCCAGGACTTCCCCTACGTGTTCCTCGATGCCACCTACTGCAAAGCCCGGGTCGGCCACCGGATCGTGTCCCAAGCCATCGTCGTCGCGGTCGGGGTCGCCGCCGACGGCCGCCGGGAAGTACTGGGCTTCGACGTGGGTGACAGCGAGAATGAGGGCTTCTGGACGTCGTTTCTACGGTCGCTCAAGACCCGCGGTCTCGACGGGGTCAAGCTGGTCATGTCTGACGCCCACACCGGGCTCAAGAAGGCCATCAGCACCGTGTTCCAAGGCGCCGGGTGGCAGAGATGCCGAGTCCATTTCATGCGCAACGTCCTCGCCGTGATCCCGAAAGGATCCCAGGACATGGTGGCCTCGATCATCCGCACCATCTTCGCCCAACCCGACCGTGAGCACATCGAGAAGCAGTTCCGCGAGGTCACCACGATGCTCAGTCGGTCGCACCCGAAGGTCGCCGCGATGCTCGTCGACGCGCAACCCGACCTGCTCGCCTTCGCCGCGTTCCCGCGGCGGCACTGGCGCCAGATCTGGTCCACTAATCCGTTGGAACGGGTGAACAAGGAGATCAAACGCCGCACCGACGTCGTCGGCGTGTTCCCCAACGCCGCCGCGCTGCTGCGCTTGGCGGGGTCGGTGTTGATCGAGCAGCACGACGAGTGGGAAGCCGGCGAAAGACGCTACTTCTCCGAGGCCTCGATGCTCGAGCTGGCCACCATGAACAATCCCATCGAGGTCATCGACGAGGCGGTGATCCTCCCAGAACTCGCCGCCGCCTAG
- a CDS encoding RNA polymerase sigma factor — protein MSRAEDAQRLQQLHDQIGADLLGYFARRVEPREDAADLLSETLMVTWRRLDRVPADDEGARMWMFATARRVLANWSRGQRRRNALSYDLREHLATVALPVANDQALDVRQAVSALPRNQRELIMLVHWDGFTIPAAAQLLKTTVSTARGRYQRAKITLKAALSNTAAPTSKTSTAKVKTS, from the coding sequence GTGAGTCGCGCCGAGGACGCGCAGCGACTACAGCAGCTCCATGATCAGATTGGAGCGGATCTTCTTGGCTACTTCGCTCGGAGGGTGGAGCCACGGGAGGACGCTGCGGACTTACTGTCTGAAACTCTGATGGTCACCTGGCGGCGGTTGGACCGGGTGCCGGCCGACGACGAAGGCGCGCGGATGTGGATGTTCGCCACCGCCCGGCGAGTACTCGCGAACTGGAGCCGAGGCCAGCGCCGCAGAAATGCACTGAGTTACGACCTGCGAGAGCATCTGGCCACGGTCGCACTGCCTGTGGCCAACGACCAGGCGCTCGACGTCAGGCAGGCAGTCTCGGCGCTTCCGCGCAACCAACGCGAACTGATCATGCTGGTGCACTGGGACGGCTTCACCATTCCCGCTGCAGCCCAGCTGCTGAAGACAACTGTGTCCACCGCACGCGGCCGGTACCAACGGGCAAAGATAACGCTGAAGGCAGCCCTCTCCAACACCGCCGCCCCCACATCAAAGACATCGACTGCGAAAGTGAAAACTTCATGA
- a CDS encoding DUF5655 domain-containing protein, with amino-acid sequence MATAHWEEFTDGLDDADLAKIQAFRDFCQRVPDVEERIHSADVTYARKRSFTSAYIKSHYLEIGIELQRTVTNPKPRTSFSTSKKVTMHRYSLRHLEDFDDSIRDLIIEAAETVGPGTR; translated from the coding sequence ATGGCCACTGCACACTGGGAAGAGTTCACCGACGGACTCGACGACGCCGATCTCGCCAAGATCCAGGCCTTTCGTGACTTCTGCCAGAGGGTTCCCGATGTCGAGGAACGGATTCATTCGGCCGATGTCACCTATGCACGCAAGCGGTCTTTCACCTCCGCATACATCAAAAGCCACTACCTCGAGATCGGTATCGAACTACAGCGCACCGTCACCAATCCCAAGCCGAGGACATCTTTCTCAACCTCGAAGAAAGTCACCATGCATCGATACAGCCTTCGCCACCTCGAAGACTTCGACGACTCGATCCGAGACCTCATCATCGAAGCCGCGGAAACTGTGGGTCCAGGAACGCGGTAG
- a CDS encoding HTH domain-containing protein, translated as MLHRRGERVSFRELGDWFGVSHRTIARDVERLRHSGVPIDVRAGRRGGARLPSLIRRADLSFDIAEVAALMSSLAALGPTASESAASAMHKLVAALNPDRGDAAE; from the coding sequence ATGTTGCACCGCCGTGGCGAGCGTGTCTCGTTTCGGGAGCTCGGTGATTGGTTCGGCGTCTCCCACCGCACGATCGCGCGTGATGTTGAACGACTTCGTCATTCGGGTGTTCCTATCGACGTGCGAGCTGGTCGACGCGGAGGCGCACGCCTCCCCAGCCTGATCCGTCGAGCGGATCTCTCGTTCGATATTGCGGAGGTGGCAGCTCTAATGTCGAGCCTTGCCGCTCTCGGCCCAACTGCGTCAGAATCCGCCGCGTCCGCCATGCACAAGCTTGTGGCGGCCCTCAACCCTGACCGCGGAGATGCAGCCGAATAA
- a CDS encoding GntR family transcriptional regulator, producing MIHVDADDPTPPFEQIRAGLAAEIQSGRLPGGRRLPTVRQLAGDLHVAVGTVARAYRELEEAGLVSTHRSQGTVVRDGQTTRIDLTHAAADFVRNIRRQDTDLEELITAIKIAWNSEN from the coding sequence ATGATTCACGTCGACGCCGACGACCCCACCCCTCCGTTCGAACAGATCCGGGCCGGACTGGCCGCCGAAATCCAATCCGGCAGACTCCCCGGCGGGCGCCGGTTGCCCACCGTCCGCCAACTGGCAGGAGACCTGCACGTCGCAGTTGGGACAGTCGCTCGCGCCTATCGAGAGCTCGAAGAAGCCGGGCTCGTCAGTACCCACCGCTCACAAGGCACAGTGGTCCGTGACGGGCAAACAACTCGCATTGACCTAACCCACGCCGCCGCGGACTTCGTTCGAAATATCCGGCGCCAGGACACCGATCTCGAGGAACTTATCACTGCGATCAAGATCGCTTGGAACTCGGAGAACTGA